A DNA window from Candidatus Protochlamydia naegleriophila contains the following coding sequences:
- a CDS encoding hemolysin family protein, giving the protein MSLNLSITILLLLLIGLFCLTAVNTALRRLHKRDSKKQLSLTGKLFFYRYLHALFFRNQEIEELFFASTLAQNIVRFAYAIFSLSILVQLKLVSWATDPVTQTSFLSINWPAGLLCLVSLFFLFFIVGDYLARIVGSRYPEISIQLCALVSSFFMIAIFPLTFLFLKFSHCFSKTIYFNPLSEKAPEAKQEIIEIIEESNFTATLDPHDKKLIESVMAFKDRIAREVMVPRVDIFSLSHDTTMEEAAVFLHNEGYSRTPVYKHTLDNIIGVLMYKDILAKYMEYARTNDQKILKAPISTLVKNVLYMPETKKISHLLQEFRKKQVHLAIIVDEYGGTEGIVTIEDILEEIVGDIADEYDESEEALYLALPEGGWLVDARMPIFDIEEQFNIEIPQDGDYDTIGGYIFHETGTIPAKGFTLTKPTFELEVVRSNDRRVEKLRIKPINVESEDNDDFSS; this is encoded by the coding sequence TTGTCTCTTAATCTTTCTATAACCATTTTGTTATTGTTACTGATTGGTTTATTTTGCTTAACGGCTGTCAATACAGCCCTCAGACGCCTTCACAAAAGAGACTCAAAAAAGCAGCTCTCATTGACAGGCAAGCTTTTTTTCTATCGCTACCTTCACGCCTTATTTTTCCGCAATCAGGAAATTGAGGAACTTTTTTTTGCAAGCACCCTCGCTCAAAACATTGTACGCTTTGCCTATGCCATTTTTTCCCTGTCCATTCTCGTACAATTAAAACTCGTCAGCTGGGCCACCGATCCTGTCACACAGACCTCTTTTCTTTCCATCAATTGGCCCGCAGGATTGCTTTGCCTCGTCAGCCTCTTTTTCTTGTTTTTTATCGTAGGAGACTACTTAGCTCGCATTGTAGGCAGCCGCTACCCCGAAATATCCATTCAACTATGCGCGCTCGTCTCCTCCTTTTTCATGATCGCCATTTTTCCGCTCACCTTTTTATTTTTAAAATTCTCTCACTGTTTTTCAAAAACGATCTACTTCAATCCGCTTTCAGAAAAAGCTCCCGAGGCTAAACAAGAGATCATCGAAATCATCGAAGAATCTAATTTCACAGCAACCCTCGATCCACACGACAAAAAGCTGATCGAAAGCGTCATGGCATTTAAGGACCGCATTGCGCGCGAAGTCATGGTTCCAAGAGTCGATATTTTTAGTTTATCTCACGATACGACGATGGAAGAAGCCGCTGTTTTTCTGCACAATGAAGGCTATAGCCGAACCCCCGTCTACAAACACACGCTCGACAATATTATCGGCGTCTTAATGTACAAAGACATTTTGGCCAAATACATGGAATACGCTCGTACCAACGATCAGAAAATCTTAAAGGCGCCCATTTCGACTTTAGTCAAAAACGTCCTTTACATGCCTGAAACAAAAAAGATCTCCCACCTCTTGCAAGAGTTCCGCAAAAAACAAGTTCATTTAGCCATCATCGTCGATGAATATGGCGGAACCGAAGGAATCGTCACCATTGAGGATATCTTAGAAGAAATTGTAGGCGATATTGCCGACGAGTACGACGAGAGCGAAGAAGCCCTTTACCTCGCCCTTCCAGAAGGAGGATGGCTAGTGGATGCCCGCATGCCAATTTTTGATATTGAAGAGCAGTTCAATATCGAAATTCCGCAGGATGGCGACTATGACACCATAGGCGGCTACATCTTCCATGAAACAGGGACGATCCCGGCCAAGGGCTTCACGCTCACTAAACCGACCTTCGAACTGGAAGTCGTTCGCTCCAATGACCGCCGCGTCGAAAAATTGCGCATTAAACCAATTAATGTCGAATCGGAAGACAATGATGACTTTTCATCGTAA
- the ybeY gene encoding rRNA maturation RNase YbeY has protein sequence MIINVFDQQESLKFSLDQLDPLVEQVLQEENRTCDEVSVYFVDTPTISNLHLEYFDDGSTTDCISFPLDEEDDSPYRVLGDVFICPETAIHYAQAHNLDPYEEATLYLVHGLLHLMGYDDIEEEDQREMRQAEQRHMNRLKDLNLCLKPL, from the coding sequence GTGATTATTAACGTTTTTGACCAACAAGAGTCATTAAAATTTTCCCTTGACCAACTAGACCCACTCGTCGAGCAGGTTTTGCAAGAGGAAAATCGCACGTGCGACGAAGTCAGCGTGTATTTTGTCGACACTCCTACGATTTCCAATTTACATCTGGAATACTTTGATGACGGTTCTACCACTGATTGCATCTCATTTCCATTAGATGAAGAGGATGATTCTCCTTATCGCGTTCTAGGTGATGTTTTCATCTGCCCTGAAACTGCGATTCATTATGCGCAGGCTCATAATCTCGACCCTTACGAAGAAGCAACTCTGTACCTTGTTCATGGCCTTTTGCATTTAATGGGCTATGATGACATTGAAGAAGAGGATCAAAGAGAAATGAGGCAAGCAGAGCAAAGGCATATGAATCGGCTCAAAGATCTCAATCTTTGCCTAAAACCCTTATAA
- a CDS encoding small basic protein: MSRHPSFGKAGKTASKRNVLKRFERIDVLKKIGRWKESENKRITGLPKTPVLQ, translated from the coding sequence ATGTCTAGACATCCAAGTTTTGGTAAAGCAGGTAAGACTGCATCTAAGCGCAACGTTTTAAAGCGCTTTGAAAGAATTGACGTTTTGAAAAAGATTGGCCGTTGGAAAGAGTCAGAAAACAAACGTATTACAGGTCTTCCTAAGACTCCTGTCTTACAATAA
- the rny gene encoding ribonuclease Y: protein MNETQIALYLLLFLIGSAIGALAFWAYHRFALGGVKRLSVDIINRAEQEATEMRRLNELGIKQKQVEQQRDLEQVWQQERKKIQREDERLKQREDKLESRMNLVEKKLSDIEKREAVLIGRKAQVDEEKRQATETHAKLVAVLEKASGLSSSEAKEMLLSRLTNEVKTDAANLIRRIKKEAEEEAGKQASTIIATAINRLAVSCASESTVCTVAIPNEEMKGRIIGREGRNIRALERETGINFIIDDTPGAVVLSGFDPVRKHVAKTALTELVQDGRIHPTRIEEVVEKATINVHKQIKQYGEDAALRAGAMNLHPEIINLLGKLKFRYSYGQNVLDHSLEVSHLMGLMAAELGLDIRLAKRIGLLHDMGKAVTHEIEGSHAVIGHDLALKFGESKEVANGIGCHHHEMPPLTIEADLCSAADAISASREGARIEAVEEYIKRLRKLEDIALEFAGVDKAYAMQAGREIRIVVLPDQIDDAGVINLARDLTKRIEQELSYPGKIKVTVIREKRVVEYAV, encoded by the coding sequence ATGAATGAAACTCAAATAGCCCTTTACCTCCTGCTCTTCCTGATTGGCAGTGCTATAGGGGCTTTAGCCTTTTGGGCCTATCACAGGTTCGCCCTTGGCGGGGTAAAGCGGCTTTCGGTAGACATTATTAACCGAGCAGAGCAAGAAGCCACAGAGATGAGAAGGCTCAACGAACTTGGCATCAAACAAAAACAAGTTGAGCAGCAACGGGATCTTGAGCAAGTTTGGCAACAAGAGCGGAAGAAAATTCAGCGCGAGGATGAGAGGCTCAAGCAGCGGGAAGATAAACTCGAAAGCCGGATGAATCTCGTCGAGAAAAAGCTTTCAGACATTGAAAAGCGCGAGGCTGTCTTAATCGGGCGCAAGGCACAAGTCGATGAAGAAAAAAGGCAGGCGACTGAAACGCATGCCAAACTCGTCGCCGTCTTGGAAAAAGCCTCGGGTCTCAGTTCGTCTGAGGCCAAGGAAATGCTGCTATCAAGACTGACTAACGAGGTTAAAACGGATGCTGCCAATCTCATTCGCCGCATCAAAAAAGAAGCAGAAGAAGAAGCTGGAAAACAAGCCTCTACCATTATTGCCACCGCCATTAATCGTTTAGCAGTTTCGTGCGCATCTGAATCTACTGTATGCACCGTAGCCATTCCAAACGAGGAAATGAAAGGGCGCATCATCGGGCGGGAGGGACGCAATATTCGCGCCCTGGAGCGAGAAACCGGCATCAACTTCATCATTGACGACACCCCTGGAGCCGTTGTCCTCTCAGGCTTTGATCCTGTAAGAAAGCATGTAGCCAAGACTGCCTTAACGGAACTCGTGCAGGATGGCCGCATTCATCCTACGCGCATTGAAGAGGTAGTAGAAAAAGCGACGATTAATGTGCACAAGCAAATCAAGCAGTATGGGGAAGATGCGGCTCTTCGCGCAGGAGCGATGAATTTGCATCCAGAAATCATCAACTTGCTTGGCAAGCTTAAATTCCGCTATAGCTATGGACAAAATGTACTAGACCATTCGTTGGAAGTTTCCCATTTAATGGGCCTCATGGCAGCCGAGCTTGGCTTAGATATCCGTTTAGCAAAAAGAATTGGACTCTTGCACGATATGGGTAAAGCCGTTACCCATGAGATTGAAGGTTCGCATGCCGTCATCGGACATGACCTCGCCCTCAAATTTGGCGAAAGCAAAGAGGTTGCCAATGGCATTGGCTGTCACCACCATGAAATGCCGCCTTTAACCATTGAAGCCGATCTTTGCAGCGCAGCCGATGCCATTTCAGCCTCTCGAGAAGGAGCTCGCATCGAAGCTGTTGAAGAGTACATCAAGCGATTGAGAAAGCTCGAAGACATCGCCTTAGAATTTGCCGGGGTCGACAAAGCCTATGCTATGCAAGCGGGACGTGAAATACGCATTGTCGTCCTCCCCGATCAGATCGACGATGCAGGCGTCATCAATCTAGCTCGCGACTTAACTAAGCGCATCGAACAAGAGCTCAGCTATCCAGGCAAAATCAAAGTCACCGTCATACGCGAAAAGCGCGTTGTCGAATACGCAGTCTGA